The region TTTGAGACGATAGGTGATTATTTCTAACCACAACTTTTCTTGGTGTTGAAATTAGAAGACTTCTAGCTCTATTGTTTCGAACAATATTATTTTCAATAATCGCCGAAGCATGCCAAGAAATGTTTTCTACTCCATCATAAACCTGTACTTTGTTGGTTATGGGTTTATCAAAAGTGATATAAGATATTTTTTCATTAACTCTTTCAACTTTTTTTAAAACCATTGGTTCTGTTGTTGGCTGAAGATTTAATTGATCGATTATCTGAACTTCATCTCCTTCTTCACCAAATAAATATCCGTTTTGATGCGGATGATAGGTTTCTACTGCAAGCGTATAATCATCGATTATTTTGTTTACTCTTACATAGGTTCCATGAATATTAGTAGCATCATCTAACATGTTTTCAAACGTACAGTTTTTTATGGTTACCATTCCTTTTACATTACAAAAATGTGTAGCATCTGCCGTTGTTGTAATCATTCTACCAGAACCTTCTCTTAATACTACATTAAAACTATCTAGTGTAATATTTTCTGATCTTTCAGCAATCAATCCCATAGCACCTGCATGATATACATTTACATTTTTGAATTCCAAATCTTTTGATTTAAAAACTCTAAAAGCAGGACTTGTTCTATTTTCGAGATATTCTCCTTTAGAAACCATGACAGATCCTAGAGGAGGAAGTTTCTCCATTTTGGTTGTAATGCGAATCAATCCTTTTTTCAATTCTTCAGCATTAATTCCTTTTTCAGGCATGTTATATTGCTTCGTATTGTATAAAGGTGCCATTGTTTTAGGGTCCCAAAAAATATTTTGACCTACTTCTAAATTGTAGTGTTCCCAAAAAGCAAATCTTTTTCCATATTTTCTCTCATAGGGCGAATCTTCTCTTTCTAAGGTGATGTAAAGATGACCGTATTTAACTAGGTAAGGAGTTTTTACTTCAATGTCAAAAGTTTTAGTAGTTGGATTATTTGCAACAACTAAACCTTCAATCATAAAAGGAACATCCCAATCAACACTTAGGTTTGTTACTTTAGTGTTTGAGCTTTTTTCAATTATAAAAGGAATCATTTTACCATGAAAGATAAAATCAGAACCTCCTCCATCGACCACAAAATTATGAAAATCAATTAAAGGGAAAGCCGTTCTTTTCAGACCATTATCATTATTCGTAATTTCACAATATCTTTCTGGTGCGAAAGTGGGATAAAAGTGATAGGTTCCTTTTGGAAAAATTAATTTAGAGATGCCTTCTTCCTTGCATTTTTTTAAAGCTTTCACTACGATAGGAGTAATGTCTTTATACTTTTCTATTTCAAAATCTTTTAAGTTTAAAATTTTTTGACTGTAAGTAGTAGACAATGTAAGTAAAGCTAAAAGAAAGACAAATTTCCTCATGGATTTATAAAGTATTATAATTAGTTTATTTTTTTAATTTGATATGTAATCTTATAATTTTTTAATCGATACTATGTATTGAATGAAAAATTATTCAAAACCTGCACCTACAGCAGATGGGCTGCTTGCTTGCGCTTTTTGTGGAAATAAAATCATATAAGTACCCAATGAAGCTAATGCGGCATATTTACCATAGTTTCCTATCTTTTTCATAGCTTCTTTACGAGTAATTTCTTGGTCATTTTGTTGTGTGTTTTCTATCTTTTTTTTCATGACATAAGTTTTATGTTGTGGTTTGTATTATTCTAAAATGATTTTCTTGTTTAATTTTCCAGCTTCTGTTTGAAGTTGAACGATGTAAGCACCTGATACGAATTTTGGTAAAGAAATTTCTTTAACACCAGTAGAAATAAATGCACTTTGCATAACTTGTTTTCCTAAAATATCGTACAACTTTAAATTAGCAGTTCCAGAAGGCAAACCAACTACTTTTAAAGTATTTCTATTCGTAGTAAATACACTAATATTTTCTAATGCAACATCTATAGTGCTTAAGACGTTTTTTGTATTTGTATGTAAATAGAATCTTCCAACTCCAGTAGAGTTTTCACTTAAAGTTACTTCATAAGAAGTATTTGTTTCGTCTAAACGATTAAATGTATTGTTTAATCTATCTTCTAAATAAACTTTAACATTTAAAGGGAAGTTTGATAATTCTAGAGAAAATATTATCTTTTTACCTGCATTAGCAACGACGCCTATTGGTATGGTTAAAGATTCAAGTTCAGATGCAGGTAATGATTGTTTTTGGTATTTTTTACCTTGATTTTCGTTTACTAAATGTGTGTAGAGTTCAAAATCATTTTTAACGCCACCAAAAACTTCTCCTTCCCAACCAAAGTCATAACCTTTCGTAGCATCATTTAAAAAATATAATTTTGTAAAACGACTATTTTGGCTGTCAGAAACTAATAATTTTAATTCAGTTCTAGCAATTTTTTGGAATGTACCTCCTGTTGTAGCTTGATTTGATTCCGCAAAATTTAGACTTTCTGCAGTCGTTACATTTACAAAAAATCCTTGAGCAGGCGCCAACATAAAAGAATCACCAGACATTTGAACTTCATACCCGCCATCTCCGCCGTTTAATGTTTGATTCCACACCCAAATTTGTGATTGGTCAATTCCAGAAGTAGATCCTAAAAATGTTGCACTATTAATGTGAGCTACATATGGGTTGCCTAACAAATTAAAACCTTTAGTAGGCGTATTGATAGTTACACCTGCATTATCTGTAGTAAAGTCTCCTTCAAAACCAACGTCATTGTCTGCATATTCTCCTCCATTATCAGCAAAAGTAATTGCATCTGGCGTTATTTTCATAGAAAAACCTTGTCCAGAAGTAGCAGTAATATTATTATTTGTATCAGAGAAATAGGTCCAAGCAGCACTTCCTATTTCTCCAGGATTATAGGTCGCTATTCCTCTTTTAGTGGCACTGCCTATAGTAATATCATTTTTATCTGCAAATGCATCATCAAAAACCTCTCCAGACAAAGGGGAAGAAATTAAGTACCATGCTTTCGCATTTTCTGCATCATCTTGTAGATTTGCAAAGTAGCGCACTATACCTGTTACATCAGATTCTCCATTTACAATAAATACGTTTTGACCTTGAATTCTTAATTCAGTAGTTACTTTAATATTATTAACAGCTACTCCAGCAGTAAACATATTACAAATTGCACCTATGATAGCAATATTTTCAGTACCATCTCCAATAGGAGCAGTTCCACTAGACCAATTTGAGTTTTCAGACCACAATATAGATGCAGTTCCTTCAAAAATATTTATTCCAGAATCCCAAGCACCAGCATCATTATTATCATTACCAAAATCAATTGGAGTGGCATCAGTTAAAGAATTAGGAGCATTGTATGTTAAATTAGGACTAACAAATGCAAATGTTGTATTCGTGAAATCGGCTGTAATGTTTGATCCCGTCTCCGTATCAACATTATTTGTGTATTGTGCAAGAGAATTTAAAAAACTCATGGTTGCTCCTCCAACTCCATTAAAATCTGAATTGAGGCCTGTTCCATTATTTGCTTTATTATTATAAAAAAGAGAATTTTGAACCGTTATATTGTTGCTGTTTGAATTTACTCTTATGGCTGCTCCTTCAAAATTTCCTGTTTTGGCAATTTTATTTTCAGAAAACGTACAGTTTGTTATGGTTGCATTTGCAGATCCGGTAAAATGAATAGCGCCACCTCTGGCATTGGCTGCTGTAGAAGTTATCACAGCATTATTATAAAAAGTACAACCCGTAAAATTTATCGTCGGATTTTGAGCAATATAAAATACTCCACCTCCATTTTCGGAGGATGTTGAATTATTTAAGAAATTACAACGTATAAAAGTAAGGGTCATCCCTGTTTGTGAAGAATTATTTAAAACGGATCCCTGAAAAGCCGAATTGAAGTTTTGAAAAGTAATACCTGTAAATGTAATGGTCTTAGCAGCATCAGCAGTAATATTAAATAATCTATTAGCACCAGTACTTTGAACCATGGCATTAGAAGCCCCTTCAAAAGTAAGAGCTTTATTGAATGCAATTTGACTATTTTGTGTTATGGTACCCACTATAATTATTTTATCATTATCAATTGCAGCGGTTATGGCATCACTTAATGAGAGATATGGGTTTGCTTCAGATCCTAAAGTGGCACCTCCATCAGTTACTGTAGTCCCAACATATTTATCGGTACTAAAAATATTTGTAACTATAAAGAGACATAAAGATGCTAAAAGAAGGTAATTTTTTTTCATAATATTTGGCTTTAAAGCTTAAATTTTTTCCATTCACAATTACTTGCTAGAATGGTTGTATTTATTACGGTTCAAATGTAAAAAAAGGACTAATTGTTAATGTTTTGATATGTAACAATCGTTTTTACTATTGTAACAAAATGAATATTTAATAGTATTTAAGGTATTTATTTCCATTTTTATTTATTTTCTTTGATAAAAGTTAACACATATTCAATTTTTACAAATGAATAGCTACGTAATACATCTATTATTTATTCTTAATTTTTTATCTTCAGTTTCTGCTCAAAGATTGCAGTTAAACGCATTAACTGTTAAAGATGGTTTGTCTCAACATGATGTAAGTTCTATTATTCAAGATGCTGAAGGTTTTATTTGGATTGCGACTTATGATGGATTGAATAAGTTTGATGGATATCAAATTGAAAATTACTTTCATGATAATAATGACAGTGCTAGTTTGTCAAGTAATAGACTGCGTTGTTTGTTCGAAGAAAAAAATAAACGTATTTGGATTGGTACAGATGGGTATGGCTTAAATTATTATAATTTAGAAAAAGGAAGTTTTACAAGAGTTAAAGTTCCTGTTAACTATGAAATTATTAATGATATTTATCAAAATTCTGAAGATGAAATTATTGCAGCTACAACACAAGGTTTGCTGAAAATATCTCAAAATAATCAATCTTTTTTGGTAGAAATATTACAAACACCTATTACAGGGTTTGATATTAAAAAAATTAAACTTTTAGAGAATGGCAATATTCTTTATGCAACCAATAGAGGTCTTTGGCTTAGTCATAAAGATGGATACAGCTTAGTAAAAGGTTCTGACAATATTTCCTTTAATACGATTGTAGAAACCTCCAATAATCAAATTTGGGCTGCAGGTAAAAGTGGTTTGTATCAAATTATAAACAATACGTTAGTTTCTAAAAGAAATAAAATAGACAGTAATGTACTTTCTATGGCAGAAGGTATACATAATGATTTATGGATTACTACTTTTAATAGTGGGTTGCTTTATCTTTCTTTAGATAATTTAAAGGTTTCAAGCATTCCGCCTTTTTATAATTCTAATGAGAATTATCTTTATAACAAACAATTAAAATATATTTTTAAAGATGCTACAAATACACTTTGGATTTCAAATACTAAAGGCTTAGTATACTCAAACTTAGATAGTAAAAAATTTAAAAGCCTGCCGATTGAAAAAAAAGTAAATGTTAGAACCTTGTTTTCTAAAAATGATAAAATTTATTACGGATTACAGGCAGGTAGATTTTATATCTATTCTTTTGATACGAATTCGAATAAGGTAATTAATATTCCTAAAAATGCAAAGGCTTTTAGAGTTGATACCTTAAACGGAAAAATTTATCTAGCTACTACAAGTGGTTTATTTAGAGAAAAAATAGCGAACAAAGATGAATTTGAGCGTGTTCCTATTTTTGAAGATTCACCTGAAAAAAATAACTTATTAGTCACCAGTTTTTGTAAAGATGGCTTTGGAAACCAATATTTTGGAACTTTTAAAGGCCTGCTATTTAAAGACAAAAAAAGCACTTTTTGGATTCATAAAAAATTTAAAAATTTAGATTATTTAAGAAATGTACGTGTATTTTCTTTAAAAGTAGACAATTTAAAAAGCTGTATTTGGGTAGGAACAATTTCTGAAGGATTATTTAAAATTAACCTAGGCAAATCAGGAAATATATTATCTGTAGAAAGTTATAACGAAAAAATGACGGGGGCTTATAAAATTCCAAATAATTCGATTTGGTCATTCTATCAAGATAAAAATAACTCGCTTTATGTAGGCACAGATACGGGGCTCCTTTTAAAAAAATCGAATGAAAATGAATTTAAATCTGTAAAAGCAAAAGGCATTCAGAATAAAAAAATAATGGGAATTATTAGCGACGAATCTTCTAATTTGTGGTTAAATAATTCTCAAGGAATCTTAAAATATAATGTAAAAACAAAGGTTGCCACAAAGTATAATTATTTTGATGGCTTACTAACCAACTCCTTTACAGAGGCAATTTCTAAAAATGATAAAGGCCAATTATTTTTCGGTAATATTTCAGGAATTAATTATTTTAAATCAGGCGAACTAGAAAACAATCCATTTCCGTCAAAAATTTCTTTTACAAACCTTTGGATAAACAACAATAAAGTACATGTAGATGAAGAGATATTAGGTTCAACGATTCTAAAAAACAGACTTAATAGAACAAATAATTTAACTTTAAATTACAAACAGAATGATTTTTCAATTGAATTTACCAGCACCAACTACGCAAATGTTAAGGTAAATAAGTATCGATATCAATTAGAAAATTACGATAAAAACTGGCAAGTTGTAGATAATACCAAACGATTTTCAAGTTACTCTAATATTCCTAGTGGCAACTATAAACTTAATGTTGAAGCGACAAGCCCTACCGGAGTTTGGTCAAATAATATAAAAACTATTTTAATTACTATTAAGCCTGCACCTTGGAATACTTGGTGGGCATATTTACTATACTTCGTATTAATTTCTACAATTTTATTTGCATTCATTTATTTCTGGTTAAACAAAGAAAAATTAAGAAATCAGATAGCATTATCTACTTTAAAAAACGAACAAGAAAAAGAAATTAATGAAATGAAGTTAACTTTTTTTACAGATGTTGCGCATGAATTTAAAACACCTCTATCTTTAATAATTGGGCCTTTAAACGACTTAATCAAAGGCAATATTAA is a window of Polaribacter litorisediminis DNA encoding:
- a CDS encoding alpha-1,3-galactosidase-related protein, with amino-acid sequence MRKFVFLLALLTLSTTYSQKILNLKDFEIEKYKDITPIVVKALKKCKEEGISKLIFPKGTYHFYPTFAPERYCEITNNDNGLKRTAFPLIDFHNFVVDGGGSDFIFHGKMIPFIIEKSSNTKVTNLSVDWDVPFMIEGLVVANNPTTKTFDIEVKTPYLVKYGHLYITLEREDSPYERKYGKRFAFWEHYNLEVGQNIFWDPKTMAPLYNTKQYNMPEKGINAEELKKGLIRITTKMEKLPPLGSVMVSKGEYLENRTSPAFRVFKSKDLEFKNVNVYHAGAMGLIAERSENITLDSFNVVLREGSGRMITTTADATHFCNVKGMVTIKNCTFENMLDDATNIHGTYVRVNKIIDDYTLAVETYHPHQNGYLFGEEGDEVQIIDQLNLQPTTEPMVLKKVERVNEKISYITFDKPITNKVQVYDGVENISWHASAIIENNIVRNNRARSLLISTPRKVVVRNNHLSSQMASFRLTGDLGLWNESGPNDGLLIENNVIENAVYGGNGPQSIFLIDPQYVDKKNFKGMYSRDITIRNNTIKTFDNSILVAMSVNGLIFENNTIIQTDTYKPIFPNVDNIQIINCNDVHIQGNTYKRLDSKKGTLSIDKKSTNIQIDRKDSFYQKSSK
- a CDS encoding T9SS type A sorting domain-containing protein, whose amino-acid sequence is MKKNYLLLASLCLFIVTNIFSTDKYVGTTVTDGGATLGSEANPYLSLSDAITAAIDNDKIIIVGTITQNSQIAFNKALTFEGASNAMVQSTGANRLFNITADAAKTITFTGITFQNFNSAFQGSVLNNSSQTGMTLTFIRCNFLNNSTSSENGGGVFYIAQNPTINFTGCTFYNNAVITSTAANARGGAIHFTGSANATITNCTFSENKIAKTGNFEGAAIRVNSNSNNITVQNSLFYNNKANNGTGLNSDFNGVGGATMSFLNSLAQYTNNVDTETGSNITADFTNTTFAFVSPNLTYNAPNSLTDATPIDFGNDNNDAGAWDSGINIFEGTASILWSENSNWSSGTAPIGDGTENIAIIGAICNMFTAGVAVNNIKVTTELRIQGQNVFIVNGESDVTGIVRYFANLQDDAENAKAWYLISSPLSGEVFDDAFADKNDITIGSATKRGIATYNPGEIGSAAWTYFSDTNNNITATSGQGFSMKITPDAITFADNGGEYADNDVGFEGDFTTDNAGVTINTPTKGFNLLGNPYVAHINSATFLGSTSGIDQSQIWVWNQTLNGGDGGYEVQMSGDSFMLAPAQGFFVNVTTAESLNFAESNQATTGGTFQKIARTELKLLVSDSQNSRFTKLYFLNDATKGYDFGWEGEVFGGVKNDFELYTHLVNENQGKKYQKQSLPASELESLTIPIGVVANAGKKIIFSLELSNFPLNVKVYLEDRLNNTFNRLDETNTSYEVTLSENSTGVGRFYLHTNTKNVLSTIDVALENISVFTTNRNTLKVVGLPSGTANLKLYDILGKQVMQSAFISTGVKEISLPKFVSGAYIVQLQTEAGKLNKKIILE
- a CDS encoding hybrid sensor histidine kinase/response regulator transcription factor, which codes for MNSYVIHLLFILNFLSSVSAQRLQLNALTVKDGLSQHDVSSIIQDAEGFIWIATYDGLNKFDGYQIENYFHDNNDSASLSSNRLRCLFEEKNKRIWIGTDGYGLNYYNLEKGSFTRVKVPVNYEIINDIYQNSEDEIIAATTQGLLKISQNNQSFLVEILQTPITGFDIKKIKLLENGNILYATNRGLWLSHKDGYSLVKGSDNISFNTIVETSNNQIWAAGKSGLYQIINNTLVSKRNKIDSNVLSMAEGIHNDLWITTFNSGLLYLSLDNLKVSSIPPFYNSNENYLYNKQLKYIFKDATNTLWISNTKGLVYSNLDSKKFKSLPIEKKVNVRTLFSKNDKIYYGLQAGRFYIYSFDTNSNKVINIPKNAKAFRVDTLNGKIYLATTSGLFREKIANKDEFERVPIFEDSPEKNNLLVTSFCKDGFGNQYFGTFKGLLFKDKKSTFWIHKKFKNLDYLRNVRVFSLKVDNLKSCIWVGTISEGLFKINLGKSGNILSVESYNEKMTGAYKIPNNSIWSFYQDKNNSLYVGTDTGLLLKKSNENEFKSVKAKGIQNKKIMGIISDESSNLWLNNSQGILKYNVKTKVATKYNYFDGLLTNSFTEAISKNDKGQLFFGNISGINYFKSGELENNPFPSKISFTNLWINNNKVHVDEEILGSTILKNRLNRTNNLTLNYKQNDFSIEFTSTNYANVKVNKYRYQLENYDKNWQVVDNTKRFSSYSNIPSGNYKLNVEATSPTGVWSNNIKTILITIKPAPWNTWWAYLLYFVLISTILFAFIYFWLNKEKLRNQIALSTLKNEQEKEINEMKLTFFTDVAHEFKTPLSLIIGPLNDLIKGNINKEYKEFCYNIVSRNTNRMMNLVNQLLDFRKVNSGLNILKVSRNDMTSFVKEITKSFAWQSKTREIDLKIVSPQSYYCHFDKDIVEKVIYNLLSNAFKYTPNKGTIEIEIKPTWKQELEYFVILIKDSGKGISQQDKKKIFQRHFHGKDRSSSGIGLHLTATLIEAHKGEINVLNSALGGTEFMITLPVSSKAFTEEEFLTKDDIPVDNPKDYIPGDMIESTKENLNEDSEKILIVEDDYDLRKYLKTILNKDYAVIEANNGKEGLNIALKEIPDIIITDVMMPELDGIEMCEQIKKNILVSHIPVLMLTAKTGDEFYNKGLKVGAWDYIAKPFNSAQLLQKVNNIIKTRNSFRQYIDAGSSKEIKNHYVSYDQQFVKTAIEIVHQKMAEPSFSAKELSEVLGLSRMQLHRKLKALVGLSTTAFINAIKIKKAIQMFDEGCDRVQEAMDAVGINSYAHFISLFKKEKEMTPSKYIELKSTNQ